TCAGGAATGCCCGACCGGGGTTGTCCGAAGGGGAGCTTCGGATTTCAAGAGCTCTTTCGGGTGGTGATTCAGGAGTCTCGGGCTCTGCCAATTCGAACATATTCAGCAACGTTCCGAGGTAATCGGCATCCATCGCTAGTGAATCTTCCAGCGATTGGTTTTGATGTGATCCTGTTCCGCCTGCCTTGGGCACTGGTGGTGATACCGGAGCGTCAGTCGGGTGGTCATCGACTACCATGGTCACTGTTCCGCTGAAAATTTTGGGCCGGTCTTCGTTTCCCCAAATCAGTGCGGGTTGAAGGCGCAGAAAGGTGAAACTCTGCTGCCAATTTCCCTGTGCCACGAGCGCGGTCCAGATGGCTTTGCCTTCTGGCGTGGACTCAACCAATCCATGTGACTGCAGCTCGTCAAACACTGCGAGATTGGACGAGGGAATGCCCTCAATCGATTGCGACAGCAGATAGGCTCGCAGCTTGTCTGTGACCGTCTTGCTGACCAGCCACAGTGCGTCCTGGGTCAGCCATCCCGCGGCACCCGGCTGGTTGAGTTTCAGCTCGTGTTGAATCAGATAACGTAGTCCGCCGATCAGGTGGTGTTGTAGCGAATGAATCGGTGCTTGCAGCGCCTTGCTCGGGTTACCACCGATGTTCTGTGCGGTGGAAACGCGGTCGGCCTGCATCACCAACTCACCGAACACGCCGGCACGTTCGTACTGGCCCGCCAGGACATACAGCAAACTGGCCCACAGTGCTGGAAATCCACTGAGCCAATCGAGGATTGAGCAGTGGAGAATCTGGGTATAGATCAAGCCTGCGGCCGCGCCGTGCAGGTGGTAGTCACGATCCTTGAGGTAGCGAAAACGGTAGGGCTGATCCAGGGATCCCTGCCAAGGATGCCAGACACTACCGTCTTGGCGTTCGACCAGCAGGTCCACGGCAATCTTGCCGATGTCATGCAGCAGGGCGCCGTAGGCGATGCCAGCGGACCAGGCGTCGGTCTGAGCGGCTTGGTCTTCGGGGGCGGCACCTGTGGGCAGCAGATACGACTGACGCAGTTTCAGACTACAGGCGACCAGCTCCAGACCATGGTCGAGCATGCCGCCAAGATAAGCATGGTGGTGCGTCTCGCTGGCTGGAAGCTGCTGGACCAGCTCGGCGTAGCGATGGATCGGATTTAAATAGAGCTGGCTGAATTGCGGATGGGAGAGGGCGGTGTACTGCCAAATGCGATCAAGCAACTGGCGGCGATGCTCGGCTGCTAACAAGCTCTGGGACGATTCGATGGACAGGTACCCATCGGCGACGTTTCCGGTGGGTGGCGGAGGAGGCTTTTGCCTTTTGTGCCGAAACAGACTGAGCATCATGGTCCTCCCGGGAACTGGCAAAGTCAGTGACCTTTTAGCCTTTTCGGATAGGGCTCTTACCCTTGACTCCCCCATTCCCTTCCAACCCTTACCCGTCCTTTTGCCGTGTGTCCCTTTGTGCGGCAATCGGAATATTGATTTGTCCTGGTGCCGTTTTATAGGACGCGCATGCTGGTACGAAAAAGGAAAGTGTCGGTACACTGCGGTGCGAATTTTATTGAGTCTTGCCATGAACCTCACTGACGCCACGCTCATACTGCTGCTCGCGGCACGTATCCATGGAACAGACGAAGCCGTCAGGGCCTCGGCGAAGAGCGTGGTCAAGAAGTTGCCGCGCAGCAAACGCGATCTGATCTACAAGGTGATCGACAGCCGAAGTCCACTCGAGCTGGTGGATTACCTGGCTGAGAATCTGGATACGTAACGGCGTACTGCGGTTACGGGATTACCTCATGTTCTTTGCGTCAGAGCTCCGCAGTGTGGGGAATTTCCTGGGTATAGAAAAAGGGTCCAACTCGTGTTGGACCCTGTGAAGCGCTTGCAGCAGTGAGGTAACGATCAAGCTCCATCGTTCATGCATCGCGAGTCATCCATTCCCGTCTGCTTCCGTTGCTGCTCCAGGTTGAGCACATACTCCGAAGCGCATCGGGCCTGGCCACTGGCGCGGAAAATCGCGCGGTTGTCAGCCTTGAGCAGGCCGAGCCAGGAGTCGATATAGCCCTCGTGCCGAAGCTCTCCCCGTATACCGGCGTAGGCACATAAAAAAGCGGCGCCCATTTCGGCGATCAACTCTTCAAATGCATAGCCTGGCGAGCCAAATGGACCAGGAGAGGTCACGCCTTCGCGCTGCAATCGAGAGTGGTGTCCGGTCCAATGCGTCAGCTCGTGAAGTGCAGTGGCGTAGTATCCACCTTGATCGTGGAATTGCGACTTTGTCGGCAGTTGGATGAGATCCCTGATCGGGTGGTAAAAGGCTTCGTCGGCAGATCGATGAATGATGATTGCGCCCGAACGTAACAACAGATTTTCCGCAGCGCCGTTGGGGAAGAAGGGATCGCTCGGTTCTGTCTCGAGCACGGTTTCGTTGAGCGTTTCGAGCCCTTCCGTTTGCTCGATGTTGAACAGAAAATGCGTCTTGAGAATGCCAAAGTGAGCGACCTTGGGCTGACCGTTTTCATCGAGTACGGGTTGACCTGACTCGGTCTGTTCCTCGCGCTCCATCGGCTTGTAGAGCACTGCCAGGGTGCTGTGCTCACCCTTACGAATATGCCCGCCGGCTTTTTTGGCTTGATTGAAGGTCAGCCAGCGATCTTGAGTGAACCCCTGCAACCTAGCCTCGGCCCAGAGCAACGGTAAATTGATGCCCGAATAGGGACGCTGCGTGACGGCGTTGATGGGATAGGGTTGGTGATGACCGACGTCAGTTGAGCCACTTGAGGACCAGGGCTTGATCCAGGGCGCTACGCCTTGGTCTAACGCGGCAACAATTTTGTCAGTCACGTCTTGATAGATATTACGCATGGCATTTTCCTCGGAGAAAACGGAGGAACGCC
This region of Pseudomonas asgharzadehiana genomic DNA includes:
- the mobH gene encoding MobH family relaxase translates to MLSLFRHKRQKPPPPPTGNVADGYLSIESSQSLLAAEHRRQLLDRIWQYTALSHPQFSQLYLNPIHRYAELVQQLPASETHHHAYLGGMLDHGLELVACSLKLRQSYLLPTGAAPEDQAAQTDAWSAGIAYGALLHDIGKIAVDLLVERQDGSVWHPWQGSLDQPYRFRYLKDRDYHLHGAAAGLIYTQILHCSILDWLSGFPALWASLLYVLAGQYERAGVFGELVMQADRVSTAQNIGGNPSKALQAPIHSLQHHLIGGLRYLIQHELKLNQPGAAGWLTQDALWLVSKTVTDKLRAYLLSQSIEGIPSSNLAVFDELQSHGLVESTPEGKAIWTALVAQGNWQQSFTFLRLQPALIWGNEDRPKIFSGTVTMVVDDHPTDAPVSPPVPKAGGTGSHQNQSLEDSLAMDADYLGTLLNMFELAEPETPESPPERALEIRSSPSDNPGRAFLKWVKEGIQSHKLIINDSKAKIHTVSGSVLLVTPGLFQRYVQEFPGISQDFDQEIEEWRWVQKQFEKLKVHRKRDDGLNIWICHVEGPRKKANLKGYLLETPALLFNIVPADNPFLKIVNA
- a CDS encoding DUF7740 domain-containing protein → MNLTDATLILLLAARIHGTDEAVRASAKSVVKKLPRSKRDLIYKVIDSRSPLELVDYLAENLDT
- a CDS encoding ArdC family protein codes for the protein MRNIYQDVTDKIVAALDQGVAPWIKPWSSSGSTDVGHHQPYPINAVTQRPYSGINLPLLWAEARLQGFTQDRWLTFNQAKKAGGHIRKGEHSTLAVLYKPMEREEQTESGQPVLDENGQPKVAHFGILKTHFLFNIEQTEGLETLNETVLETEPSDPFFPNGAAENLLLRSGAIIIHRSADEAFYHPIRDLIQLPTKSQFHDQGGYYATALHELTHWTGHHSRLQREGVTSPGPFGSPGYAFEELIAEMGAAFLCAYAGIRGELRHEGYIDSWLGLLKADNRAIFRASGQARCASEYVLNLEQQRKQTGMDDSRCMNDGA